A genomic window from Purpureocillium takamizusanense chromosome 2, complete sequence includes:
- a CDS encoding uncharacterized protein (COG:S~EggNog:ENOG503PV95) — translation MAESEIRLLGIVRVPLGRLEFVDGVGERLYDRNHTDRLKKLFKRTSIEDASHEHWIDGYIDDTEVPSVLRKLGLSQRELVQSNGDGIYPALDDQFVSYTQGRHRILAASDTVAHWTVCLYSIDLPRIRENSTVKTRTERYQHEKADSDGRIYHKLRECIGHDLEYFKWYQRLSENKQYVFDSISQRRDIASALDDLKVFRGMTEFLYLGSWKKIFTSRLDEECLAGLRHIYTEWSNLTCGDRDIQWTLDKETVVLLEGCTPAASPLDRRAIREGFGTNQALVGVTDVQRRREIERRALAAPGMIPGLRLLQQNMIYLGIAAEILWSHVIPKDARTAKRNLRKTLRATLRGHWVETAPYVEIHEGVFRPARGPPSFDLAYTQLVLAALRQFPYLSFERPKTEGGPKPLMSFDPKCVALLHRRAKLLGFRSSAIDAGAARQSSPFQPQSWTVDLEVDAFNESGSHQRAECQWGKPCTDVYRTIQTSAFLPTMHRAPEDQMDVLYGLRAMLRACFVPCRYELDLGRPMLFINENRPTQHVTADAAPNSPQRQLCRSCLRYLEEWTDGVYDGNLGQTMAPFSASAVDVHDDSLPPDDLASEGLISHRSMPEELNHDQPQNPFAFAARVNQTILSDSSVYSRGPDTDIANMSASSLEHRLGDSPLSLPIHLLQFSSPDTSPHPDSSSPVAQQCFPAGQTSLDAAGRMPPLPDARDRQRQCDAKDRSGHGSLSTKGKGKLSPRRSARPRSPILGTRPPSASCRVTKLCQSHQRPHILQPVRGLAPNSKRRDATSHGSSPSHSADSSPLAASPVRPRSKVPSTRPHSPTSRVTKRSRNRQVADRSHTIERLSPDLLAQSTSNHCSSTSQPNNGSERPRSEIPPTRSPSAHSRATKLPGYYERPDGLRRFKKHSPRAVAQFPRRGSTDFRRSPSQPASESSLIASPVRPRSEVPIAVSSSASPRFTKRSRSHQRFDGLQANGGVSPGTFAHSESGATTGCWSWSSSATRSTPPHFSSGQWERRPSGYPRDMANAPLYRHGSPPREAYGQLSGTQGFEDSEEDFVSVNLNE, via the coding sequence ATGGCAGAGTCCGAAATCCGCCTTTTGGGCATCGTTCGGGTTCCACTGGGCCGGCTCGAATtcgttgacggcgtcggAGAGCGATTATACGACAGGAATCACACTGATCGCCTCAAAAAGTTGTTCAAAAGAACTTCTATTGAAGATGCTAGTCACGAACATTGGATTGACGGCTACATTGACGACACCGAGGTTCCGTCTGTCCTGAGAAAGTTAGGTCTGTCGCAACGGGAACTCGTACAGTCAAACGGAGACGGGATATATCCTGCTTTAGATGACCAATTCGTGAGTTATACCCAAGGTCGACACCGAATCCTAGCAGCGAGCGATACTGTGGCACATTGGACCGTGTGTTTGTATTCCATAGATCTACCTCGCATCCGGGAGAATTCGACGGTCAAAACTCGAACCGAACGGTACCAGCACGAAAAGGCCGACTCGGATGGGCGCATATATCATAAGCTCCGAGAGTGTATTGGCCATGACCTGGAGTACTTCAAATGGTATCAACGACTGAGCGAGAACAAACAGTATGTCTTTGATTCAATCAGTCAGCGCCGAGACATCGCCTCAGCTCTTGACGACCTCAAAGTATTTCGTGGCATGACGGAGTTCCTATATCTCGGCAGCTGGAAAAAGATTTTCACTTCTCGCCTAGACGAAGAATGTCTCGCTGGTCTCCGGCATATCTACACAGAGTGGTCAAACCTTACCTGTGGCGATCGAGATATACAATGGACACTTGACAAAGAAACGGTGGTGCTATTGGAAGGCTGCACTCCTGCCGCCAGTCCCTTAGATCGCCGGGCAATCCGAGAGGGCTTTGGCACCAACCAGGCACTTGTTGGTGTGACCGACGTGCAAAGAAGACGCGAGATAGAGCGGCGAGCGCTGGCTGCCCCGGGCATGATACCCGGCTTAAGATTACTGCAACAGAACATGATCTATCTAGGCATCGCTGCTGAAATTTTATGGTCCCATGTCATCCCAAAGGATGCTAGAACGGCGAAGCGAAATCTGAGGAAAACCTTGCGGGCGACATTGCGCGGCCACTGGGTCGAGACAGCACCGTATGTCGAGATCCACGAAGGGGTGTTTCGGCCCGCACGAGGCCCGCCCTCTTTTGACCTTGCCTATACTCAGCTCGTGTTGGCCGCTCTTCGTCAATTTCCTTATTTGAGCTTCGAAAGGCCCAAGACCGAAGGTGGACCAAAGCCGCTCATGTCATTTGATCCCAAGTGTGTAGCTCTCCTTCATAGGCGAGCGAAGCTCCTAGGGTTCCGCAGCTCGGCCATagacgcgggcgctgccCGGCAATCGTCACCATTCCAACCGCAGTCCTGGACAGTTGATCTAGAGGTCGACGCATTCAACGAGTCCGGATCTCACCAACGTGCAGAGTGTCAGTGGGGCAAGCCCTGCACAGATGTTTATCGGACCATCCAGACGTCGGCTTTTCTTCCGACCATGCATCGCGCGCCCGAGGATCAAATGGACGTGCTCTATGGGCTGCGGGCCATGCTCCGAGCTTGCTTCGTTCCCTGCAGATATGAACTTGATCTCGGGCGTCCAATGCTGTTCATCAATGAAAATCGACCAACCCAGCATGTTACTGCGGATGCGGCACCAAACAGTCCCCAGCGTCAGCTTTGCCGGAGCTGTTTGCGATATCTCGAGGAATGGACCGACGGGGTCTACGATGGCAATTTAGGCCAGACAATGGCACCCTTCTCAGCTTCCGCAGTGGACGTGCACGATGACTCGCTGCCTCCAGACGACCTCGCTAGTGAGGGGCTCATCTCCCATCGTAGCATGCCAGAGGAGCTCAACCATGATCAACCACAGAATCCTTTCGCATTTGCTGCCCGAGTCAATCAGACTATCCTGTCGGATAGCTCGGTTTACTCGCGTGGGCCGGACACCGATATAGCTAACATGTCCGCGTCGTCCCTTGAGCATCGTTTAGGTGATAGCCCCTTGAGTCTCCCAATTCATCTACTGCAATTCTCCTCCCCGGATACCTCGCCACACCCGGATTCTTCCAGCCCTGTTGCCCAACAATGCTTCCCTGCTGGACAAACATCGCTTGACGCGGCCGGTCGCATGCCACCATTGCCCGATGCGAGGGATCGACAACGTCAATGCGATGCAAAGGATCGTTCAGGACACGGGTCACTGTCGACCAAAGGAAAGGGTAAATTGTCACCCCGACGTTCCGCACGGCCTCGTTCTCCGATCCTGGGCACCAGGCCCCCTTCTGCGTCCTGCCGAGTCACCAAGCTGTGCCAGTCCCATCAACGACCCCATATATTACAACCGGTGAGAGGACTTGCACCAAATTCGAAGCGGCGTGATGCAACTAGTCACGGCAGTAGCCCGTCGCATTCTGCCGACAGTTCTCCGCTGGCTGCCAGTCCTGTGCGGCCCCGTTCAAAGGTCCCTTCCACAAGGCCCCATTCCCCGACCTCCCGAGTCACCAAGCGTTCCCGGAACCGTCAAGTAGCAGACAGAAGTCATACAATCGAGAGACTTTCTCCAGACCTCCTTGCACAGTCTACGAGCAATCACTGCAGTAGTACGTCGCAGCCTAACAACGGATCTGAACGACCCCGTTCTGAAATCCCCCCCACCCGCTCCCCTTCTGCGCACTCCAGAGCCACCAAGCTTCCCGGGTACTATGAACGACCAGACGGACTACGAAGGTTCAAAAAGCATTCTCCACGTGCCGTTGCACAATTTCCGAGGCGTGGTTCGACTGATTTCCGCCGTAGCCCATCGCAGCCTGCCAGCGAATCTTCGTTGATAGCTAGTCCGGTACGACCCCGTTCTGAGGTCCCTATTGCCGTGTCTTCATCTGCGTCGCCCCGATTCACGAAGCGCTCCCGGTCCCATCAACGATTCGACGGACTGCAAGCGAACGGAGGGGTTTCTCCAGGCACTTTCGCCCATTCTGAGTCGGGTGCTACAACTGGTTGCTGGAGTTGGTCAAGTTCTGCCACCAGGTCTACGCCACCGCACTTTTCGTCCGGTCAGTGGGAGCGGAGACCGTCTGGCTACCCGAGAGACATGGCAAATGCTCCCCTCTATCGCCATggatcgccgccgagggaggCTTACGGCCAGCTATCAGGAACGCAAGGCTTTGAGGATAGCGAAGAAGATTTCGTGTCTGTCAATTTGAATGAGTGA
- a CDS encoding uncharacterized protein (COG:S~EggNog:ENOG503PV95): MTEFLYLGSWKKIFTSRLDEECLAGLRHIYTEWSNLTCGDRDIQWTLDKETVVLLEGCTPAASPLDRRAIREGFGTNQALVGVTDVQRRREIERRALAAPGMIPGLRLLQQNMIYLGIAAEILWSHVIPKDARTAKRNLRKTLRATLRGHWVETAPYVEIHEGVFRPARGPPSFDLAYTQLVLAALRQFPYLSFERPKTEGGPKPLMSFDPKCVALLHRRAKLLGFRSSAIDAGAARQSSPFQPQSWTVDLEVDAFNESGSHQRAECQWGKPCTDVYRTIQTSAFLPTMHRAPEDQMDVLYGLRAMLRACFVPCRYELDLGRPMLFINENRPTQHVTADAAPNSPQRQLCRSCLRYLEEWTDGVYDGNLGQTMAPFSASAVDVHDDSLPPDDLASEGLISHRSMPEELNHDQPQNPFAFAARVNQTILSDSSVYSRGPDTDIANMSASSLEHRLGDSPLSLPIHLLQFSSPDTSPHPDSSSPVAQQCFPAGQTSLDAAGRMPPLPDARDRQRQCDAKDRSGHGSLSTKGKGKLSPRRSARPRSPILGTRPPSASCRVTKLCQSHQRPHILQPVRGLAPNSKRRDATSHGSSPSHSADSSPLAASPVRPRSKVPSTRPHSPTSRVTKRSRNRQVADRSHTIERLSPDLLAQSTSNHCSSTSQPNNGSERPRSEIPPTRSPSAHSRATKLPGYYERPDGLRRFKKHSPRAVAQFPRRGSTDFRRSPSQPASESSLIASPVRPRSEVPIAVSSSASPRFTKRSRSHQRFDGLQANGGVSPGTFAHSESGATTGCWSWSSSATRSTPPHFSSGQWERRPSGYPRDMANAPLYRHGSPPREAYGQLSGTQGFEDSEEDFVSVNLNE; encoded by the coding sequence ATGACGGAGTTCCTATATCTCGGCAGCTGGAAAAAGATTTTCACTTCTCGCCTAGACGAAGAATGTCTCGCTGGTCTCCGGCATATCTACACAGAGTGGTCAAACCTTACCTGTGGCGATCGAGATATACAATGGACACTTGACAAAGAAACGGTGGTGCTATTGGAAGGCTGCACTCCTGCCGCCAGTCCCTTAGATCGCCGGGCAATCCGAGAGGGCTTTGGCACCAACCAGGCACTTGTTGGTGTGACCGACGTGCAAAGAAGACGCGAGATAGAGCGGCGAGCGCTGGCTGCCCCGGGCATGATACCCGGCTTAAGATTACTGCAACAGAACATGATCTATCTAGGCATCGCTGCTGAAATTTTATGGTCCCATGTCATCCCAAAGGATGCTAGAACGGCGAAGCGAAATCTGAGGAAAACCTTGCGGGCGACATTGCGCGGCCACTGGGTCGAGACAGCACCGTATGTCGAGATCCACGAAGGGGTGTTTCGGCCCGCACGAGGCCCGCCCTCTTTTGACCTTGCCTATACTCAGCTCGTGTTGGCCGCTCTTCGTCAATTTCCTTATTTGAGCTTCGAAAGGCCCAAGACCGAAGGTGGACCAAAGCCGCTCATGTCATTTGATCCCAAGTGTGTAGCTCTCCTTCATAGGCGAGCGAAGCTCCTAGGGTTCCGCAGCTCGGCCATagacgcgggcgctgccCGGCAATCGTCACCATTCCAACCGCAGTCCTGGACAGTTGATCTAGAGGTCGACGCATTCAACGAGTCCGGATCTCACCAACGTGCAGAGTGTCAGTGGGGCAAGCCCTGCACAGATGTTTATCGGACCATCCAGACGTCGGCTTTTCTTCCGACCATGCATCGCGCGCCCGAGGATCAAATGGACGTGCTCTATGGGCTGCGGGCCATGCTCCGAGCTTGCTTCGTTCCCTGCAGATATGAACTTGATCTCGGGCGTCCAATGCTGTTCATCAATGAAAATCGACCAACCCAGCATGTTACTGCGGATGCGGCACCAAACAGTCCCCAGCGTCAGCTTTGCCGGAGCTGTTTGCGATATCTCGAGGAATGGACCGACGGGGTCTACGATGGCAATTTAGGCCAGACAATGGCACCCTTCTCAGCTTCCGCAGTGGACGTGCACGATGACTCGCTGCCTCCAGACGACCTCGCTAGTGAGGGGCTCATCTCCCATCGTAGCATGCCAGAGGAGCTCAACCATGATCAACCACAGAATCCTTTCGCATTTGCTGCCCGAGTCAATCAGACTATCCTGTCGGATAGCTCGGTTTACTCGCGTGGGCCGGACACCGATATAGCTAACATGTCCGCGTCGTCCCTTGAGCATCGTTTAGGTGATAGCCCCTTGAGTCTCCCAATTCATCTACTGCAATTCTCCTCCCCGGATACCTCGCCACACCCGGATTCTTCCAGCCCTGTTGCCCAACAATGCTTCCCTGCTGGACAAACATCGCTTGACGCGGCCGGTCGCATGCCACCATTGCCCGATGCGAGGGATCGACAACGTCAATGCGATGCAAAGGATCGTTCAGGACACGGGTCACTGTCGACCAAAGGAAAGGGTAAATTGTCACCCCGACGTTCCGCACGGCCTCGTTCTCCGATCCTGGGCACCAGGCCCCCTTCTGCGTCCTGCCGAGTCACCAAGCTGTGCCAGTCCCATCAACGACCCCATATATTACAACCGGTGAGAGGACTTGCACCAAATTCGAAGCGGCGTGATGCAACTAGTCACGGCAGTAGCCCGTCGCATTCTGCCGACAGTTCTCCGCTGGCTGCCAGTCCTGTGCGGCCCCGTTCAAAGGTCCCTTCCACAAGGCCCCATTCCCCGACCTCCCGAGTCACCAAGCGTTCCCGGAACCGTCAAGTAGCAGACAGAAGTCATACAATCGAGAGACTTTCTCCAGACCTCCTTGCACAGTCTACGAGCAATCACTGCAGTAGTACGTCGCAGCCTAACAACGGATCTGAACGACCCCGTTCTGAAATCCCCCCCACCCGCTCCCCTTCTGCGCACTCCAGAGCCACCAAGCTTCCCGGGTACTATGAACGACCAGACGGACTACGAAGGTTCAAAAAGCATTCTCCACGTGCCGTTGCACAATTTCCGAGGCGTGGTTCGACTGATTTCCGCCGTAGCCCATCGCAGCCTGCCAGCGAATCTTCGTTGATAGCTAGTCCGGTACGACCCCGTTCTGAGGTCCCTATTGCCGTGTCTTCATCTGCGTCGCCCCGATTCACGAAGCGCTCCCGGTCCCATCAACGATTCGACGGACTGCAAGCGAACGGAGGGGTTTCTCCAGGCACTTTCGCCCATTCTGAGTCGGGTGCTACAACTGGTTGCTGGAGTTGGTCAAGTTCTGCCACCAGGTCTACGCCACCGCACTTTTCGTCCGGTCAGTGGGAGCGGAGACCGTCTGGCTACCCGAGAGACATGGCAAATGCTCCCCTCTATCGCCATggatcgccgccgagggaggCTTACGGCCAGCTATCAGGAACGCAAGGCTTTGAGGATAGCGAAGAAGATTTCGTGTCTGTCAATTTGAATGAGTGA